One segment of Prosthecobacter debontii DNA contains the following:
- a CDS encoding formate--tetrahydrofolate ligase — MFPEISSVARSLGIADDHLSLYGRDKAKVSLKALESRPQKGKLILVSAITPTPAGEGKTTMSIGLAQGLKKIGQSVALALRQPSMGPVFGRKGGATGGGKSTVQPAESINLHFTGDFHAITSAHNLLSSVIDNQLFNQQTHLHPGGVLWKRVLDVNDRALRSLRTSVGKSTERSAGFDITAASEVMAILCLSESLADLRERLDRIVIGFTAEGTPVLAKECHVTGALLALLRDALQPNLVQSVEGVPAFLHGGPFANIAHGCNSVLATRMALAHADYAVTEAGFAFDLGGEKFMHIKCRQSGLKPEAIVIVATVRALKMHGGVELDSLTQPDPAALSKGLENLAAHLDSAAQFGRPVIVAINKFTNDSAEEIALVHDFCQARGVPCATADVFGQGGDGAVELAEKVLAALPSESKPLPYLYDAHAPVEEKLHAIATRVYGASGVELTEAAREKLALFTRNHFGHLPLCMAKTQNSLSDDAKLLGRPRGFTITVRDFEIAHGAGFLVALTGTMMRMPALPKVPAAERIQVSPDGVISGI; from the coding sequence ATGTTTCCCGAAATCTCCTCTGTCGCACGTTCGCTTGGTATTGCTGATGATCACCTCTCCCTCTATGGACGAGATAAGGCGAAAGTGTCGCTGAAGGCCCTGGAGAGCCGCCCGCAAAAGGGCAAACTCATCCTCGTCTCCGCCATCACCCCCACACCGGCAGGGGAGGGTAAGACCACCATGTCCATCGGCCTCGCGCAGGGCTTGAAAAAGATCGGTCAAAGTGTGGCCTTAGCCCTGCGGCAACCTTCCATGGGCCCGGTGTTCGGTCGCAAAGGCGGAGCCACTGGCGGCGGCAAAAGCACTGTGCAACCGGCAGAGTCCATCAACCTCCATTTTACCGGCGACTTCCATGCGATCACGAGTGCGCATAATTTGTTATCCTCGGTCATTGATAACCAGCTCTTCAATCAGCAGACCCACCTGCATCCCGGTGGTGTGCTGTGGAAGCGCGTGCTGGATGTGAATGACCGCGCCCTGCGTAGCCTCCGCACCAGTGTAGGCAAGAGCACCGAACGCAGCGCCGGCTTTGACATCACCGCCGCTTCCGAGGTCATGGCCATCCTCTGTCTCTCCGAGTCCCTGGCCGACTTGCGCGAGCGCCTGGACCGCATCGTCATCGGATTCACCGCCGAGGGTACGCCTGTTTTGGCCAAAGAATGCCACGTCACTGGAGCCCTGCTCGCTCTCCTGCGCGATGCCCTCCAGCCCAACCTCGTGCAATCCGTGGAGGGCGTGCCCGCCTTCCTGCACGGCGGCCCCTTTGCCAACATCGCCCACGGTTGCAACTCCGTCCTCGCCACCCGCATGGCCCTCGCCCATGCCGACTACGCCGTCACGGAGGCAGGTTTCGCCTTCGATCTCGGCGGTGAGAAGTTCATGCACATCAAGTGCCGCCAATCCGGCCTCAAGCCCGAGGCCATCGTCATCGTCGCCACCGTCCGCGCGCTGAAGATGCATGGTGGAGTCGAGCTGGATTCCCTCACACAGCCGGACCCCGCCGCACTTTCCAAGGGTCTCGAAAACCTCGCCGCCCATCTCGATAGCGCCGCTCAGTTTGGCCGCCCTGTCATCGTCGCCATCAACAAGTTCACCAACGACAGCGCCGAAGAGATCGCCCTCGTCCACGACTTCTGCCAAGCCCGCGGCGTGCCCTGTGCCACCGCCGATGTCTTCGGTCAGGGGGGGGATGGCGCCGTGGAGCTGGCGGAAAAAGTCCTCGCCGCCCTGCCTTCCGAGTCCAAGCCCCTGCCTTATCTCTACGACGCCCACGCCCCCGTAGAGGAGAAACTGCACGCCATCGCCACCCGTGTGTATGGCGCCAGTGGGGTCGAGCTCACGGAGGCTGCTCGTGAAAAGCTCGCCCTCTTCACCCGCAACCACTTCGGCCACCTGCCCCTGTGCATGGCCAAGACCCAAAACTCCCTCTCCGACGACGCCAAGCTCCTCGGTCGCCCGCGCGGTTTCACCATCACCGTGCGCGACTTCGAGATCGCCCACGGAGCCGGCTTCCTCGTCGCCCTCACCGGCACCATGATGCGCATGCCCGCCCTGCCCAAAGTCCCCGCCGCCGAGCGCATCCAGGTCAGCCCGGATGGCGTCATCAGCGGCATTTGA
- a CDS encoding alkaline phosphatase family protein, which translates to MRLLTFLWLLPLLAVAAPRTEHVFIFSFDGCNPTILQQAEAPTIKRLAAEGAHTWQANTIIPSKTLPSHTSMLTGVDISQHGIDWNDYFPMRGVVKVPTIFSLTKAAKPDLTTALFCGKIKFRHLWLKDSLDMFNCGGAYTYGPIPASEEKKLVPATDVAAQAAPYIVEKKPQLCFIHFPDIDSAGHKYGWASPEQMEAFKVCDGALANVLAAIERAGILDTSTIILTADHGGKDKGHFEPIINNTTIPWVAWGQGVKKQHSITKPTLYTYDTAATALWLLDVARPENLDGEVVEEAFE; encoded by the coding sequence ATGCGCCTGCTCACTTTCCTCTGGCTTCTCCCCCTCCTCGCCGTTGCAGCCCCGCGCACGGAGCACGTTTTCATCTTTAGCTTCGATGGTTGCAATCCCACCATCCTCCAGCAAGCGGAGGCCCCAACCATCAAGCGCCTAGCAGCCGAGGGCGCTCACACCTGGCAGGCCAACACCATCATCCCCTCGAAGACGCTGCCCAGCCACACCTCCATGCTCACCGGTGTGGATATCTCTCAGCATGGCATCGACTGGAACGACTACTTTCCCATGCGTGGCGTGGTGAAGGTGCCGACGATTTTCTCCCTCACCAAAGCCGCCAAACCTGATCTCACGACCGCGCTCTTCTGTGGCAAGATCAAGTTCCGTCACCTGTGGCTAAAGGACAGCCTGGACATGTTTAACTGCGGCGGTGCCTATACCTACGGTCCCATCCCAGCCAGCGAGGAAAAAAAGCTGGTGCCTGCTACCGATGTCGCCGCCCAGGCGGCCCCTTACATCGTGGAAAAGAAACCTCAGCTTTGCTTCATCCACTTCCCCGACATCGACAGCGCAGGGCATAAATACGGCTGGGCCAGCCCAGAGCAGATGGAGGCCTTCAAGGTCTGTGATGGAGCTCTGGCCAACGTCTTGGCAGCGATCGAGCGTGCCGGCATCCTGGACACCAGCACCATCATCCTCACCGCCGACCATGGGGGTAAAGACAAAGGCCACTTTGAGCCGATCATCAACAACACCACCATCCCCTGGGTGGCCTGGGGTCAGGGCGTGAAAAAGCAGCACAGCATCACCAAGCCCACCCTCTACACCTACGACACAGCCGCCACCGCCCTCTGGTTGCTGGATGTGGCCCGCCCTGAGAATCTGGATGGTGAGGTCGTCGAGGAAGCGTTTGAATGA
- a CDS encoding nitroreductase family protein: MTLPSLAETTALIRHRRSIKPVDMDPQRPVEAALLTELLENATWAPNHGMTEPWHFHIFQGEARQTLAESLQNLYRQTTPAAEFREDKLKKMGENPLLAPVIVACVMERKGGNKIPEQEELEAMACALQNLMLSATAAGLASFWSSPPVLETPEFQTWLGLQNTDRCVGLMYLGWPRPGLSWPRSVRQPIANKITWHESAISTTNPNA, from the coding sequence ATGACACTCCCCTCCCTCGCAGAAACCACCGCGCTGATCCGCCATCGCCGCTCCATCAAGCCTGTGGATATGGACCCGCAGCGCCCTGTGGAGGCCGCCTTGCTGACGGAGCTGCTGGAGAACGCCACCTGGGCGCCGAATCACGGCATGACCGAGCCGTGGCACTTTCACATCTTCCAAGGTGAGGCACGGCAGACGCTGGCGGAGAGCTTACAAAACCTCTATCGCCAGACCACTCCTGCCGCTGAGTTCCGCGAGGACAAGCTGAAGAAGATGGGGGAAAATCCACTCCTGGCCCCGGTCATCGTCGCCTGTGTGATGGAGCGTAAAGGCGGGAATAAGATCCCCGAGCAGGAAGAGCTCGAAGCCATGGCCTGTGCGCTACAGAACCTCATGCTCAGTGCCACCGCTGCCGGCCTCGCCTCCTTTTGGTCCTCGCCTCCCGTGTTGGAGACGCCTGAGTTTCAAACTTGGTTAGGCCTGCAAAACACGGATCGCTGCGTCGGGCTGATGTATCTCGGCTGGCCGCGCCCAGGGCTCAGCTGGCCACGCAGCGTACGCCAGCCTATCGCGAACAAAATCACCTGGCACGAATCAGCCATCTCCACCACGAACCCTAACGCCTAA
- a CDS encoding RNA polymerase sigma factor, whose translation MKLSSLQAIPRCFHTTRWSLVRQATADDSAEALDAMETLCEAYWYPLYAFIRRSGYSPEDAEDLTQGFFARMLDRDILTTADPGRGKLRTFLLTCLRRFLAHETERRMAQKRGAGLIVSMDTTWAENRYLHEPVDHLTPDRLYQRRWALTVLEHTLRLLKDEYEDKGKGVLFEHLRPYLGLGVEPEQSYEAMAAKLGQSLTNTKTQVFRLRQRWRELLFEQVSMTLDDPSSEEIKAELSELMQCL comes from the coding sequence ATGAAGTTGTCTTCCCTCCAGGCGATTCCCCGCTGCTTTCACACCACGCGGTGGAGTCTAGTGCGCCAGGCCACGGCCGATGATTCTGCTGAGGCGCTGGATGCCATGGAGACGCTCTGCGAGGCCTACTGGTATCCCCTCTACGCCTTCATCCGCCGCAGCGGCTACAGTCCAGAGGATGCTGAGGATCTCACCCAGGGTTTCTTTGCCCGCATGCTGGATCGAGACATCCTCACGACGGCCGACCCCGGCCGTGGAAAGCTGCGCACCTTTCTGCTCACCTGCTTGCGCCGCTTTCTGGCGCATGAAACGGAACGTCGCATGGCCCAGAAACGCGGTGCCGGGCTGATCGTGAGCATGGACACCACCTGGGCGGAGAACCGCTACCTGCACGAGCCGGTGGATCACCTCACCCCTGATCGCCTCTACCAGCGGCGCTGGGCGCTCACCGTGCTGGAGCACACCCTGCGGCTGCTGAAGGATGAGTATGAGGACAAAGGCAAAGGCGTGCTCTTCGAACACCTGCGCCCTTACCTCGGGCTAGGGGTAGAGCCGGAGCAGAGCTATGAGGCCATGGCCGCCAAACTCGGCCAGAGCCTCACCAATACGAAGACCCAAGTCTTTCGTCTGCGCCAGCGGTGGCGGGAGCTGTTGTTCGAGCAAGTCAGCATGACCCTGGATGACCCCAGCTCCGAGGAGATCAAGGCGGAGCTCTCAGAATTGATGCAATGCCTATGA
- a CDS encoding glucose 1-dehydrogenase, with protein sequence MSTQTKLANQVALVTGASKGIGAAIAKDLAKAGAAVAVNYASSKAGADQVVAEITAAGGKAIAVQGDVAKPEDVTRLVEETVAAFGKIDILVNNAGVYEFAPLGSITPEHFHRQFNINVLGLLLTSQEAVKHFPATGGSVIHISSTITSIKMPGSSVYTGTKSAVDSITSVMAKELAARKIRVNSVNPGMVETEGTHSSGIIGSDMEKQVVADTPLGRLGQPDDIAKVVTFLASEDAGWITGEVIRVSGGVG encoded by the coding sequence ATGAGCACCCAAACCAAACTCGCCAATCAAGTCGCCCTCGTCACCGGAGCCAGCAAAGGCATCGGCGCCGCCATTGCCAAAGACCTAGCCAAAGCCGGGGCCGCCGTCGCGGTCAACTACGCCTCCAGCAAAGCCGGGGCGGATCAAGTCGTCGCTGAAATTACCGCCGCAGGTGGTAAGGCCATCGCTGTGCAGGGGGATGTGGCGAAGCCCGAAGATGTGACCCGCCTGGTGGAAGAAACCGTGGCTGCCTTTGGTAAGATCGACATCCTGGTCAATAACGCTGGAGTCTATGAATTTGCTCCGCTGGGCAGCATCACACCGGAGCATTTTCATCGTCAGTTTAACATCAACGTCCTCGGCTTGCTGCTCACCTCTCAGGAGGCGGTGAAACACTTCCCGGCCACGGGGGGCAGCGTCATCCACATCAGTTCCACCATCACCAGCATCAAGATGCCCGGGAGTTCCGTTTACACAGGCACGAAGAGCGCGGTGGACTCCATCACCTCCGTGATGGCGAAGGAACTGGCCGCCCGCAAAATCCGCGTGAACTCGGTGAACCCGGGCATGGTGGAGACCGAGGGCACCCACAGCAGCGGCATCATCGGCTCTGACATGGAGAAGCAGGTGGTGGCCGACACTCCCCTGGGCCGCCTGGGCCAGCCCGATGACATCGCCAAAGTCGTTACCTTCCTAGCCTCCGAAGACGCCGGCTGGATCACCGGCGAGGTCATCCGCGTGAGCGGCGGTGTCGGCTAA
- a CDS encoding metallophosphoesterase family protein, with translation MPITLPALSRRHWIQTAFAAALAPRSVLAAAPSWEQTWVLFSDTHIAADPAAEARGVIMAENLSRCANQVLKLGSKPHGVLVNGDCAYLAGEAADYSTFAKLIQPLREAGLPVHCTLGNHDHRKNFMAALTSVQDPRPLEGKHVSTLSSALMNWVLLDSLDQVNKTPGLLGTDQLGWLDRTLAKLPAKPTVVMVHHNPQMPVAEGQKHTGLEDSDAMFKVLAKHKKVKAFVYGHTHNWSHSVDEATGIHRINLPPVAYVFGADRPNGWVLATATAEKLVFELRALNPAHEQHKQKIEVAWGA, from the coding sequence ATGCCCATCACCCTGCCAGCTCTCAGCCGCCGCCATTGGATCCAAACCGCCTTCGCGGCCGCCTTGGCCCCGCGTAGCGTCTTGGCTGCCGCACCTTCCTGGGAGCAAACGTGGGTGTTGTTTTCAGACACCCACATCGCTGCGGATCCGGCTGCTGAGGCGCGAGGCGTGATCATGGCGGAGAATCTGAGCCGCTGTGCCAACCAAGTGCTGAAGCTCGGTAGTAAACCGCATGGCGTGCTGGTGAATGGCGACTGTGCGTATCTGGCGGGCGAGGCTGCTGACTACAGCACCTTTGCCAAGCTCATCCAGCCCCTGCGCGAGGCGGGCTTACCCGTGCACTGCACGCTGGGGAATCATGATCATCGCAAGAACTTCATGGCCGCTCTGACCAGTGTGCAGGACCCGCGCCCGCTGGAGGGTAAGCACGTGAGCACGCTCTCCAGCGCCCTCATGAACTGGGTGCTGCTGGATTCCCTGGATCAGGTGAACAAAACGCCTGGCTTACTCGGCACGGATCAGCTCGGCTGGCTGGATCGCACCCTGGCTAAACTACCCGCGAAACCCACCGTAGTGATGGTGCATCACAATCCCCAGATGCCCGTGGCTGAGGGGCAAAAGCACACGGGGCTGGAGGATAGCGATGCGATGTTCAAGGTCCTGGCCAAGCACAAGAAAGTGAAGGCCTTTGTGTATGGTCACACGCACAACTGGAGCCACAGCGTGGATGAAGCCACGGGCATCCATCGGATCAATCTGCCGCCCGTGGCCTATGTCTTCGGAGCCGATCGCCCCAATGGTTGGGTCCTCGCCACCGCTACAGCAGAGAAGCTGGTCTTCGAACTGCGCGCACTGAACCCCGCGCATGAGCAGCACAAGCAAAAGATCGAAGTGGCGTGGGGAGCGTGA
- a CDS encoding TetR/AcrR family transcriptional regulator, translated as MPALTNPATDTKERILDAAVGIVLEKGFSGVGINEILKAVNVPKGSFYHWFASKEQFGVELLRYFGAKALAYTRKWLTKKDLLPNAHERLVAFYEARISMMLEQDCQQACLVCKLSAEVSSWSEPMRAEVAENYEQGIALLRQVIEEGQAQGSIRASLPASQAASVVHDAWLGASLRSTAKHQVQPLRDCLLFIRSYLVP; from the coding sequence ATGCCTGCCCTCACCAACCCAGCAACCGATACCAAGGAGCGCATCCTGGATGCGGCGGTGGGCATCGTGCTGGAAAAGGGGTTCAGTGGGGTAGGGATCAATGAGATCCTCAAGGCGGTGAATGTGCCCAAGGGCTCGTTTTACCACTGGTTCGCCTCCAAGGAACAATTCGGGGTGGAGCTGCTGCGCTATTTCGGGGCGAAGGCCCTGGCTTACACGCGCAAGTGGCTGACGAAAAAGGACCTGCTGCCGAATGCCCACGAGCGACTCGTGGCCTTCTATGAAGCGCGCATTTCCATGATGCTGGAGCAGGATTGCCAGCAGGCCTGTCTGGTCTGCAAGCTCTCCGCCGAGGTCTCCTCCTGGAGTGAGCCGATGCGGGCGGAGGTGGCTGAAAATTACGAGCAGGGCATCGCGCTGCTGCGGCAGGTGATCGAGGAAGGTCAGGCCCAGGGCAGCATCCGCGCCAGCCTCCCAGCGAGCCAAGCCGCGAGTGTGGTCCACGATGCCTGGCTGGGCGCTAGCCTGCGCAGCACGGCGAAGCATCAGGTGCAGCCACTGCGGGATTGCCTGCTCTTTATCCGCAGCTACCTCGTCCCCTGA
- a CDS encoding DUF456 domain-containing protein translates to MDWLAQTWEAFVQFFQNIPFEVLGVWTLTTCLLLVGVIGSVVPLLPGPLLLFLAGVIHTFLLPEAGMSWQGIVILALLLVLAYVVDMAAGALGARWFGASRWGISGVFVGGIVGLFFAPLGFILGPLAGGLIFELLFAKKRMAPAVKSTWGTLLGTGAGLIARLFISLLMVATVLVDILWW, encoded by the coding sequence ATGGACTGGCTCGCACAGACTTGGGAGGCGTTCGTTCAGTTCTTCCAAAATATCCCCTTTGAGGTGCTTGGCGTCTGGACGCTCACCACCTGCCTTCTCCTGGTCGGAGTCATTGGCTCTGTGGTGCCGTTACTTCCCGGCCCTTTGCTGCTTTTCCTCGCCGGGGTCATTCATACCTTCTTGCTACCAGAGGCGGGCATGAGCTGGCAGGGCATCGTGATTCTCGCGCTGTTGCTGGTGCTGGCTTACGTTGTCGATATGGCTGCCGGGGCCTTAGGCGCACGTTGGTTCGGAGCCAGTCGTTGGGGCATCTCGGGGGTGTTTGTCGGGGGCATCGTGGGGCTGTTCTTTGCGCCCTTGGGGTTCATCCTGGGGCCCTTGGCCGGAGGTCTGATCTTTGAACTGCTGTTTGCGAAGAAGCGCATGGCTCCTGCGGTGAAGTCCACCTGGGGTACCCTCCTCGGCACCGGTGCCGGCCTCATCGCACGCCTCTTCATCAGCCTGCTCATGGTGGCCACCGTGCTGGTGGATATTCTCTGGTGGTGA
- a CDS encoding rhomboid family intramembrane serine protease encodes MLIIPYEIETLQQERPWANWLLVAACTLTSLFFLFDAECAQALTPLVLQGFSLTGLLGNVLLHQDLIHLVGNMLFLWVFGNAICMNIGNLRYLAVFVGCTLLAGVAQVLLDGSSTVGASGAINGIVGMVLAMYPLNRVYLFWFFAIRGGSFSCQAWVIILAWFAFDVWGALGGGDMVAYWAHLGGFLGGVSIGLSGLHLGWFQLICYDNRSLLQILRKEPLEG; translated from the coding sequence ATGCTTATCATTCCCTATGAGATCGAAACCCTCCAGCAGGAGCGGCCATGGGCCAATTGGCTCTTGGTGGCCGCGTGCACGCTGACATCGTTGTTCTTCCTCTTTGATGCGGAGTGCGCCCAGGCGCTGACGCCCCTGGTGCTCCAAGGCTTTTCTCTCACCGGGCTACTGGGGAACGTGCTTCTGCATCAGGACCTCATTCACTTGGTGGGGAACATGCTTTTCCTCTGGGTCTTTGGCAATGCCATCTGCATGAATATCGGCAATCTCCGCTATTTGGCGGTGTTTGTGGGCTGCACGCTGCTGGCCGGGGTGGCGCAGGTTCTACTGGATGGTAGCTCCACGGTCGGGGCTAGTGGAGCGATCAATGGGATCGTGGGCATGGTGCTGGCCATGTATCCGCTGAACCGGGTCTATCTGTTCTGGTTTTTTGCCATCCGTGGCGGCAGTTTTTCCTGTCAAGCCTGGGTAATCATCCTGGCTTGGTTTGCCTTCGATGTCTGGGGAGCCTTGGGTGGGGGCGACATGGTGGCCTACTGGGCCCACTTGGGTGGTTTTCTCGGCGGGGTGAGCATCGGCCTCAGCGGGCTGCATCTGGGTTGGTTCCAGCTGATCTGTTATGACAATCGCTCCCTGCTACAGATCCTGCGCAAGGAGCCGCTGGAGGGGTGA
- a CDS encoding NADPH-dependent F420 reductase, translating into MKQASHCLSYLKGQSKIGIIGSAEIGWTLAVKWAAHGHRVLISNRRGPASLLESVAEAGVPLTAATVEEAISCEVVLMAVPWTQIPQVLRADLSWNDRILIDPSNIFTSYAPNYTVADLGDDSGSEIIARLAPGARVVKAFNTLPASTMFAPPPEAGLTRVSLIAGDDPEALATVETLVKDAGLAPLVAGSLAIAGRQLELRGAFSLIELFTRKRSAAISET; encoded by the coding sequence ATGAAACAGGCTTCTCACTGTCTCAGCTATCTCAAAGGGCAATCCAAGATCGGTATCATTGGCTCCGCAGAGATCGGCTGGACCTTGGCGGTCAAATGGGCTGCTCATGGTCACCGCGTCCTCATCTCTAATCGACGGGGTCCGGCAAGCCTTTTGGAGTCCGTGGCCGAAGCTGGAGTGCCTCTGACTGCGGCTACGGTTGAAGAAGCCATCTCCTGTGAAGTCGTGCTGATGGCAGTCCCGTGGACTCAAATTCCGCAAGTCCTTCGAGCTGACCTGTCATGGAACGACCGAATCTTGATTGATCCGTCCAATATTTTCACTTCCTACGCACCTAACTATACGGTCGCTGATTTGGGAGATGATTCAGGCAGTGAAATCATTGCCCGGCTGGCACCTGGAGCCCGTGTGGTCAAAGCCTTTAACACATTGCCCGCCAGTACAATGTTTGCACCCCCGCCTGAGGCTGGGTTGACTCGTGTGAGTCTGATCGCTGGGGATGATCCCGAGGCTCTTGCCACCGTGGAGACCCTTGTCAAAGATGCGGGTCTTGCTCCTTTAGTTGCTGGAAGCCTTGCGATCGCAGGACGTCAGCTCGAATTGAGAGGAGCTTTCAGTCTGATTGAGCTCTTCACTCGAAAAAGATCCGCCGCAATATCAGAGACCTGA
- a CDS encoding RNA polymerase sigma factor, translated as MNAMPNPPMDEELAALRAGRTAAACEKIVALYGPLVKSACLRVLRDEGLAEDAAQETFVLLVKKASSLPAGTSLAGWLYHAACRTALNHQRTAIRRRVRENSVEALNQMTPDAQPNLWTEIEPHLDDAMLTLPERQRDLVLQCYFQNQSQRSAAAALGCSESVVSRELSAAVEALRQFFTQRRIAVSSVALAGLLATHGASASMVGGSAMVTAMMTAPVSSSLVLTLVQSKFLLTTVAVVSTVTVAAISYGLTHSSATAPGSHGGSASATLAQSGSSRTPSAGAAKKGKWEASFRFTSAMALDQQKKQVLLESDPDARYALLQQMGVRLSRAGFDQLIAKDLDASVASWRDTYTVLSNRAEAFDNYLMAWSNEAPLDALAWVAAQPDGGLGLRKQLLYVLANKQVPSETLREWIGTLTTPTMRQEAMIALESIGNPASLIARMGTGGNEGFLVDLALLHRGKDLDWAAFGRKLAAGKSAIVARAMRLALDEGVSPPHFDQLIRELARSADPNISVGATNILRAVRGDAGTDYLQALELAEICDRVGMSNFSIDILYAWAAADPQAAMHYTGGLKDLASMRNVLRGLTTLPDETTLLHWMAGTPSKAQDIALAALYGRLSTSLFEQLQKITQSTVIVDQVEAAMEVMRMLPFSEAAAAAEWLKQLPEGENRQELARALARRLAAVDPQATLDLVQQERLKGKDYDLSMAHAVMEFAAKNDLAQSTRFIQQITDPKKYADALGQLAMVKFPGRPEEAFAYIQAHSRGDWEPAALRMLSSLYYNKLDNIDANAAEILNLDLERLGPEAVARASDFCKVWIDNRAPVTTPLAWTQQLPGNIGREARLQLARNPQLKPAIVEQFHVWIQTASISPAERAQLQMVLGKRLAVK; from the coding sequence ATGAATGCGATGCCCAACCCACCGATGGATGAAGAGCTCGCCGCGCTGCGTGCGGGCAGGACCGCAGCCGCCTGTGAAAAGATCGTGGCTCTGTATGGGCCTTTGGTGAAGAGCGCCTGCCTGCGGGTATTGCGGGATGAAGGACTGGCGGAGGATGCGGCGCAGGAAACTTTTGTGCTCTTGGTAAAGAAGGCCTCTTCTTTACCTGCGGGCACCTCGCTGGCCGGGTGGCTGTATCATGCCGCCTGTCGCACGGCATTGAACCATCAACGGACAGCGATCCGCCGCCGAGTCCGTGAAAACTCCGTGGAGGCCTTGAATCAAATGACACCCGATGCCCAACCCAATCTGTGGACAGAGATCGAGCCGCATCTGGATGATGCCATGCTCACCCTGCCAGAACGCCAGCGCGATCTGGTGTTGCAGTGCTATTTCCAAAATCAATCGCAGCGCTCCGCTGCCGCTGCTTTGGGCTGCTCAGAGAGCGTCGTCAGTCGGGAACTGAGCGCTGCCGTGGAGGCCCTGAGGCAGTTTTTTACCCAGCGGCGTATCGCAGTGAGCAGCGTGGCTCTAGCAGGTTTACTGGCCACCCATGGAGCCTCGGCGTCGATGGTGGGTGGTTCGGCCATGGTCACCGCGATGATGACCGCCCCCGTCAGTTCTTCTCTTGTGCTGACCCTGGTGCAGTCGAAGTTTCTGCTCACCACAGTGGCTGTGGTCAGCACGGTGACGGTCGCCGCCATCAGCTATGGTTTAACCCACTCCTCCGCCACCGCTCCAGGGAGCCATGGTGGCAGTGCCTCCGCGACCCTCGCGCAGAGCGGATCTTCCCGCACCCCGTCTGCCGGTGCGGCAAAGAAAGGCAAGTGGGAGGCCAGCTTCCGCTTCACCAGTGCCATGGCCTTGGATCAGCAAAAGAAGCAGGTGCTGCTGGAGAGTGATCCCGACGCTCGATACGCCCTGCTCCAGCAGATGGGGGTGAGGCTTTCGCGGGCTGGGTTTGATCAACTCATTGCCAAAGATTTAGATGCCAGTGTCGCCTCCTGGCGAGACACCTACACGGTGCTATCGAATCGTGCGGAGGCCTTTGACAATTACCTCATGGCCTGGAGTAACGAGGCGCCGCTGGATGCCCTGGCCTGGGTGGCGGCTCAACCCGATGGCGGTTTAGGCCTTCGTAAACAACTGCTCTATGTGCTCGCGAACAAACAGGTGCCATCGGAGACCTTGCGCGAATGGATCGGGACCCTGACCACACCCACCATGCGTCAGGAGGCGATGATTGCTCTGGAGTCGATCGGCAATCCAGCCTCCTTGATCGCCCGAATGGGCACCGGAGGTAACGAAGGCTTCCTCGTGGACCTGGCCTTGCTCCATAGAGGGAAAGATTTGGATTGGGCGGCGTTTGGTCGCAAACTCGCCGCAGGCAAAAGCGCCATCGTCGCCCGAGCCATGCGCTTGGCTTTGGATGAAGGCGTCTCACCGCCACACTTCGATCAACTGATCCGAGAGTTGGCCCGCTCTGCCGATCCGAACATCAGCGTCGGTGCCACAAACATCCTCCGTGCGGTGCGCGGTGATGCGGGGACGGATTACCTTCAAGCCCTGGAGCTGGCCGAGATCTGTGATCGCGTCGGCATGAGTAACTTCAGTATCGATATCCTCTATGCCTGGGCGGCGGCAGATCCACAGGCCGCCATGCATTACACGGGTGGCTTAAAGGACCTCGCCAGCATGAGGAATGTCCTGCGCGGATTAACCACCTTGCCGGATGAAACCACCCTGCTGCATTGGATGGCAGGCACCCCCAGCAAGGCCCAAGATATTGCCCTTGCCGCCCTGTATGGGCGACTCTCCACCAGCTTGTTTGAGCAACTGCAAAAAATCACTCAGTCCACCGTGATCGTTGATCAAGTGGAAGCAGCGATGGAGGTGATGCGCATGCTGCCCTTCTCTGAAGCCGCTGCAGCAGCCGAGTGGCTCAAGCAGCTGCCTGAGGGAGAGAATCGCCAGGAACTCGCCAGAGCCCTAGCCCGGCGACTGGCAGCAGTCGATCCACAAGCAACTCTGGACCTCGTGCAGCAGGAGAGGCTGAAAGGGAAAGACTACGATCTTTCCATGGCCCACGCGGTGATGGAGTTTGCCGCAAAGAACGACCTCGCTCAGTCCACCCGGTTCATTCAACAGATTACGGACCCCAAAAAGTATGCCGATGCTCTGGGGCAACTCGCCATGGTGAAGTTTCCCGGGCGGCCTGAAGAAGCCTTCGCTTACATCCAGGCTCACTCCCGTGGTGATTGGGAGCCCGCCGCATTGCGTATGCTCAGCAGTTTATATTACAATAAGTTAGACAATATCGACGCCAACGCGGCCGAGATCCTCAATCTCGACCTGGAGCGGCTCGGCCCGGAAGCAGTGGCGCGCGCCAGTGACTTTTGCAAAGTCTGGATCGATAACCGAGCCCCCGTGACCACGCCACTGGCCTGGACCCAGCAATTGCCCGGCAATATCGGCCGTGAGGCCCGGCTGCAACTCGCCCGGAATCCTCAGCTTAAGCCTGCCATTGTGGAGCAATTCCATGTCTGGATCCAGACCGCCTCCATCAGCCCCGCCGAACGAGCCCAGTTGCAGATGGTTTTGGGCAAGCGGCTTGCGGTAAAGTAG